CTGTAAAAAACCGCGCCAATCGGGTTTGGCCTGGCCCTGGCTCAAATTGGTACGGCGCAAACGGGCTTCAGATAGATTGACGCCGGTCATATCTGCTCCGTCCAGGTTTGTGGCCTCTAAATTGGCTCCCTGCATAGTGCTGTGGGCCAGGTTGGCTCTATCCAGATTGGCGGCGGTCAAATTGGCCCCATCCAGCCGGGCCTGGCGTAAATCGGCTTTTTTCAAATTGGCGTGACTCAGGTCTACCCCGCTCAGATTGGCCCCGGTCAGCCGGGTTTTGCGTAAATTTGTCCTACTTAAATTGGCCTCGCTCAAGTCTACTCCGGCCAAATCAAAACCTTTTAAATCTGCACCGGCCAAATCAACTCGACGCAAATCGGGCGTTTTGCCCTGACGACGGGCAGTTTTAATCACTTGATTGAGTTGTTCGTATCCCATGATGTCGCTTTCTGCGGTTAGGGGGAGGGTTTGGTAGTTAATAAGCGCCGTTGGTTGCTAAGTACGCTCCCACTGTTTAATAGAATCTTTAATCAAGGCTTTCACTTCAGGGTCAGGAATGTCATCAGGTCCAGCATAAATAGTTTCATTCACCTTGATTTGAATCCCTCCGCCTGGATCCGACAGGATGTCTATGGCCGTAGTAGAAGCCAATGGAGAAACCAACAAGCGGGTTTGGACGATTTTATTAATCTCATCGGCCAGATTAAAGCCGGTTAACTGACTCGATGCGCCGGGAGAGGCAGCGCTGGAACGTCCCAAAAAACCGCGAGGTTGTGGTTCTGGAGATTGGGCTTTTAAGGAAGCCAAAAAAGCGACCTCAGCTTCCGGGGAAGGTTTGGGCACAAGTTCAGGTTTGGCCGAAGATGGCTCCGGCTCCGGTGAGGAAGTGGCCGGTTCATAGGCGCTCGGGTCTGGCAGTTGCGAGACGGGCGTAGGCGCGGTGAGAGACATTGGCGTTTCACCTACTTTGGGCAGATAAACCGATTTGACACCTACTTCTGTGGCAATCACTCCCCCCGTAAAAGCCAACAAATGAGCCGCCAATTCCAAAATGTATTGGCCGGTCTCCCGATCATCAATATCGGCCAATCTACCATAACGCTGCCCGGCTACCTCAACAATAAGTTGGCCCGACCGCGGATGACGCAGCAAGCGTAGCAGTTCAGTCGGCTCCGCGGACCGGCCGGCAGGGGGACGATTCCCCAGCCGCGCTGCAATGTCAATTTTTTCTTCATCGGGTTGTTTGGGTGCATCCATGTCAAAAACCTCCATTTCAACCTTACTCCTCAAAACAGCCAAATTCAAGTCAACTGCTGTGGGTGGGGCAGAAGCAGGCTCTTCAACCAGCTCCAAATCGTCCAGAGGGGGAGGGGGTAGCCCCGGTGCGTCTTCATCAGCGCCAAGGTCAACATACGTTTCTTCTTTAGACACAAAGCCGTGCTTCATTTTCGCCTTCTGACGCCTGCGGCTAAAGGAAAAAACCAAAAAGCCGGCCAGCAGCAACGCGCCGGTAAGAGGTACACACATTAAAAGCAATAATTGGTTAGATGTAGCGTTACCAATAAAATCTGCCATCGTCCTTCTCTTAACAACTACTCCGGTTATTCAATAACCAATTATATTTTAATCTTACGCAAAAATTCGGCGCATGCTTCTGGCAAAGAAGGATTAATGAACATGCCGCTGCCCAACTCAAATCCAGCCGTACGAATTACCCGAGGCACGATGGTGACATACCAATGCAAATAATCATTACTGATTTCTTTTAACGGCGCAGAACGAATAATCAGGTTAAAGGCCGGGTCGTGCAAACCAATAAAAAGCCGACGCAGCACGTTGTATAATACCCTGGCCAGGTCCTCCATTTGCGCCGGTTGAGAATATAAAAAACTAACGCTATGTTGGCGGGGGAGAATCCAGATGTGAAAAGGGGAGGGGGCGGCATAGAGCATAAACGCCACAAAATGTTCGCTGGCAATCACTAATCGTTCACCCTTTTCCAGTTCATCGCGCATCATCACGCAAAAAACACAATCGCCGTTGTCATCAAAATAGCGGCGAGCCTCTTCAATGCGATGCCGGATATCGGTGGGCACAACGGGCAAACCAATAATCTGGCTATGAGGATGTTTCAACGATGCGCCCGCTTGATCGCCATGATTTTTAAAGTAGATAATTTGCTCAATCCGAGAATCGCCGCGAATACTCCAGCCGCGCTCGTAAAAGGTTTCCAAAACAACCTTTATCTCCTCAGGCGTCATCAGGGCCAGGGTGGTGTTATGCAGGGGGTGTTCCACAACAACTTCATGATAACCCACCCCCGAAATCAAACGATGAACGCCATCATAGGTGCGGGCCAACTTGCCATCTGTGGAAAGCGCGGGATACCTATTACAAACCACCCTGGTTTGCCAGGAGGTCTCGGTAGAGGGCACTCTGAGAACTTCCAAATCAAGTTCTTCATTGCCTGGACAAAACGGACACGTTGGATCGTAAGC
The Anaerolineae bacterium genome window above contains:
- the galT gene encoding galactose-1-phosphate uridylyltransferase, which translates into the protein MTELRQNMATKEWVVIATERAKRPDDYIEAQEPVIPETEPAYDPTCPFCPGNEELDLEVLRVPSTETSWQTRVVCNRYPALSTDGKLARTYDGVHRLISGVGYHEVVVEHPLHNTTLALMTPEEIKVVLETFYERGWSIRGDSRIEQIIYFKNHGDQAGASLKHPHSQIIGLPVVPTDIRHRIEEARRYFDDNGDCVFCVMMRDELEKGERLVIASEHFVAFMLYAAPSPFHIWILPRQHSVSFLYSQPAQMEDLARVLYNVLRRLFIGLHDPAFNLIIRSAPLKEISNDYLHWYVTIVPRVIRTAGFELGSGMFINPSLPEACAEFLRKIKI